In the Piscinibacter sp. XHJ-5 genome, one interval contains:
- the accC gene encoding acetyl-CoA carboxylase biotin carboxylase subunit — MSRNNPTPVAKRDIRRLFVANRGEIAVRVIRACHSLGIEAVVGVSEADTDTLAAKMADQVIVLGPPLASESYLRADKIVDAALSSGCDAVHPGYGFLSERSSFVRACVEAGLVFVGPSAAAIDAMGDKITAVSLAEKAGVPRVPGSGALTDVAHAQRVGAEIGYPVLIKATAGGGGRGMRIVRDESELESLMSSAANEAKSAFGDATLYMEKFIEHARHIEIQVMADAHGNVVYLGERECSTQRRHQKLIEEAPSPAVDEAMRRAMGECAVSLTRNADYCGAGTIEFVVDQRDNRYFFLEMNTRIQVEHPVTEMITGFDLVAEQIRVAAGLPLSFTQADVRLQGHSIECRINAEDPDRNFLPRPGLISRWEVPTGEGVRVDSHCYSGYTVPPYYDSLLGKLIVHAATREQAIARMRKALAGLHVEGPTTTAPFHDSVLAHEDFVNGRVTTRWVEETFLPQRKATQKAAKNAQAAAGVQP, encoded by the coding sequence ATGAGCAGGAATAACCCCACTCCCGTCGCGAAGCGCGACATCCGGCGTCTCTTCGTGGCCAATCGGGGCGAAATCGCCGTCCGAGTCATCCGCGCCTGCCACAGCCTGGGCATCGAAGCGGTCGTCGGCGTCTCCGAAGCCGACACCGACACGCTCGCCGCGAAGATGGCCGACCAGGTGATCGTGCTCGGCCCGCCGCTCGCCTCGGAAAGCTATCTGCGCGCCGACAAGATCGTCGACGCGGCACTTTCGAGTGGCTGCGACGCGGTGCACCCCGGCTACGGCTTCCTGTCGGAGCGCTCGTCGTTCGTGCGCGCCTGCGTCGAGGCTGGGCTGGTGTTCGTCGGCCCCTCCGCCGCCGCCATCGACGCGATGGGCGACAAGATCACCGCGGTCAGCCTGGCCGAGAAGGCCGGAGTCCCCCGCGTGCCGGGCTCGGGCGCCCTGACCGACGTGGCGCATGCGCAGCGCGTCGGTGCCGAGATCGGCTACCCGGTGCTCATCAAGGCGACCGCCGGCGGCGGCGGCCGCGGCATGCGCATCGTCCGCGACGAAAGCGAGCTCGAATCGCTGATGAGCTCGGCCGCCAACGAAGCGAAGTCCGCGTTCGGCGACGCCACGCTGTACATGGAGAAGTTCATCGAGCACGCGCGCCACATCGAGATCCAGGTGATGGCCGACGCCCACGGCAACGTGGTCTACCTGGGCGAGCGCGAGTGCTCCACGCAGCGACGCCACCAGAAGCTGATCGAGGAGGCGCCCTCGCCCGCCGTCGATGAGGCCATGCGCCGCGCCATGGGCGAGTGCGCGGTGAGCCTGACGCGCAACGCCGACTACTGCGGCGCCGGAACGATCGAGTTCGTGGTCGACCAGCGCGACAACCGCTACTTCTTCCTCGAGATGAACACGCGCATCCAGGTCGAGCACCCGGTGACCGAGATGATCACCGGCTTCGACCTGGTGGCCGAGCAGATCCGCGTCGCGGCCGGACTGCCGCTGTCGTTCACGCAGGCCGACGTGCGGCTGCAGGGCCACTCGATCGAATGCCGCATCAACGCCGAGGACCCGGACCGGAACTTCCTGCCGCGCCCGGGGCTGATCTCGCGCTGGGAGGTGCCCACCGGCGAGGGCGTGCGCGTCGATTCGCACTGCTATTCCGGCTACACCGTGCCGCCCTACTACGACTCGCTGCTCGGCAAGCTGATCGTGCACGCGGCCACGCGCGAGCAAGCCATCGCGCGGATGCGCAAAGCCCTCGCCGGGCTGCACGTCGAAGGGCCGACCACGACGGCACCGTTCCATGACTCGGTGCTCGCCCACGAGGACTTCGTGAACGGCCGCGTGACGACACGCTGGGTCGAAGAGACCTTCCTGCCGCAGCGCAAGGCGACGCAGAAGGCGGCCAAGAATGCACAGGCTGCCGCAGGGGTGCAGCCATGA
- the accB gene encoding acetyl-CoA carboxylase biotin carboxyl carrier protein: MSLSHADVRRILEILDSAEHLESLDVTVGEFELHARKPGASSFAPERAPQTPAARSVEPAQAAVAAAPAAAPEVLQEVPEGLVAVRAPMVGTFYLRPSPDQPAFVTVGGAVQAGDTVCLVEVMKMFNSVKAGVAGTVERILVDNGKPVQHDQIVLLINPSKEA; the protein is encoded by the coding sequence ATGTCCCTTTCCCATGCCGACGTCCGGCGCATCCTCGAGATCCTCGACAGCGCCGAACACCTCGAATCCCTGGACGTCACGGTCGGCGAGTTCGAGCTCCACGCCCGCAAGCCCGGAGCCTCGTCTTTCGCGCCTGAACGGGCGCCGCAGACGCCGGCTGCCCGGTCGGTCGAGCCCGCCCAAGCCGCCGTTGCGGCTGCCCCGGCGGCCGCGCCGGAAGTCCTTCAAGAGGTGCCCGAGGGCCTGGTCGCGGTGCGCGCTCCGATGGTCGGCACCTTCTATCTGCGCCCGAGCCCGGATCAGCCGGCTTTCGTGACCGTGGGCGGCGCGGTGCAGGCCGGCGACACGGTGTGCCTGGTCGAGGTGATGAAGATGTTCAATTCGGTCAAGGCGGGGGTCGCGGGCACGGTCGAGCGCATCCTGGTCGACAACGGCAAGCCGGTGCAGCACGACCAGATCGTCCTTCTGATCAACCCGTCGAAGGAGGCCTGA
- a CDS encoding biotin/lipoyl-binding carrier protein — translation MTTQTIRSEITGTVWKVVVQEGGALEADDTIMILESMKMEIPVVAPEAGRVVRFLVAEGAAVREGQEVAVFEEE, via the coding sequence ATGACGACGCAGACGATTCGATCCGAGATCACCGGAACGGTGTGGAAGGTCGTGGTGCAAGAGGGTGGGGCGCTGGAGGCCGACGACACCATCATGATTCTCGAATCCATGAAGATGGAGATCCCGGTCGTGGCGCCCGAAGCCGGGCGGGTGGTCAGGTTCCTCGTCGCCGAAGGCGCCGCGGTGCGCGAGGGCCAGGAAGTGGCGGTCTTCGAAGAGGAATGA
- a CDS encoding GntR family transcriptional regulator: protein MKPPSRQLLTLPEQIAERIFAAIASGEYAPGDRIREETLTEQYEVSRGPVREALRILEKDSVVRILPNRGAHVTQLSIKEVGDLFEIRRYLVGAMVRRLSPRDDTVIGLIDVEVRELEALAREPGVNDAYLACSFRLSRLLADASGNERLAEILGSLARQTRRYSALGLATAARRKASARTWRAMLDALKAGDADAAAAAIETLIDASRDEAVRQLQAAATH, encoded by the coding sequence GTGAAGCCACCGAGCCGCCAGTTGCTGACGCTGCCCGAGCAGATTGCCGAGCGCATCTTCGCGGCCATCGCGAGCGGCGAGTACGCGCCGGGCGATCGCATCCGCGAGGAGACGCTGACCGAGCAGTACGAGGTCAGCCGCGGGCCGGTGCGCGAGGCGCTGCGCATCCTGGAAAAGGACTCGGTCGTGCGCATCCTGCCCAACCGGGGCGCCCACGTGACGCAGCTCTCCATCAAGGAGGTCGGCGACCTCTTCGAGATTCGCCGCTACCTCGTCGGCGCGATGGTGCGGCGCCTGTCCCCCCGCGACGACACCGTCATCGGCCTGATCGACGTCGAGGTGCGCGAGCTCGAAGCCTTGGCGAGGGAGCCCGGCGTGAACGACGCCTACCTCGCATGCAGCTTCCGGCTCAGCCGCCTGCTCGCAGATGCCTCGGGCAACGAGCGGCTCGCCGAGATCCTGGGGTCGCTCGCGCGGCAGACGCGGCGCTACTCGGCGCTCGGGCTGGCGACCGCGGCGCGGCGCAAGGCATCGGCACGCACCTGGCGCGCGATGCTGGATGCGCTGAAGGCCGGCGACGCCGACGCGGCGGCTGCCGCGATCGAAACCCTCATCGACGCTTCACGAGATGAAGCGGTCAGGCAGCTGCAGGCGGCAGCGACCCATTGA